One region of Chryseobacterium sp. SORGH_AS_0447 genomic DNA includes:
- a CDS encoding carbonic anhydrase, translating into MSQSYKVIFENNRKWVESKITDNPDFFHDLAKNQQPDYLYIGCSDSRVTAEELMGAKPGDVFVHRNIANIVNTLDMSSTAVIQYAVEHLRVKHIIVCGHYNCGGVKAAMTPEDLGLLNPWLRNIRDVYRLHQTELDDIEDEDTRYDRLVELNVQEQCINVVKMACVQERYILEEFPVVHGWVFDLRTGKIIDLEIDFEKILKDIQKIYNLTSSNWVMSRKK; encoded by the coding sequence AAACAACAGGAAGTGGGTGGAATCTAAAATTACGGATAACCCGGATTTCTTCCATGACCTTGCAAAAAACCAGCAGCCCGATTATTTATACATCGGATGCTCGGACAGCAGGGTTACTGCAGAAGAACTGATGGGGGCAAAACCGGGAGATGTATTCGTTCACCGGAACATTGCCAACATAGTAAACACATTGGATATGAGCTCAACGGCAGTGATACAATATGCCGTGGAACATCTGAGGGTAAAGCACATTATCGTCTGCGGGCATTACAACTGCGGCGGTGTAAAAGCTGCCATGACGCCTGAAGATTTGGGACTGCTAAATCCATGGCTGAGAAATATCCGTGACGTATACCGATTACATCAGACCGAACTGGACGATATTGAAGATGAAGACACACGTTATGACCGGCTTGTAGAACTGAATGTTCAGGAGCAGTGCATCAACGTGGTGAAAATGGCCTGTGTGCAGGAACGCTATATTTTGGAAGAATTTCCTGTAGTGCATGGCTGGGTTTTCGACCTGAGAACCGGTAAAATTATCGATCTGGAAATCGATTTCGAAAAGATTCTGAAAGACATCCAGAAAATTTACAATCTTACCAGTTCAAATTGGGTAATGAGCCGAAAGAAATAG
- a CDS encoding SulP family inorganic anion transporter has translation MKKTSLIGGIKENFPSGLVVFLVALPLCLGIALASGAPPLSGIIAGIVGGLVVGSISNSNISVSGPAAGLTAIVLTAIKDLGAFELFLCAGIIAGLIQLVLGFIRAGSISNYFPNNVIEGMLAAIGIIIILKQVPHALGFDKDYEGHESIFDNGLNFGYFTELFGAVQPGAIIITLISIAILITWDKVYALRRIKMLPGALVAVVTGIILNEVFKMTGSSLAIQPQHLVSLPVPQSFDDFRNLVTMPDFSGFTNPKVWIAGATIAIVASIETLLCIEASDRLDVQRRITDTNLELKAQGIGNLISSFIGGLPMTSVVVRSSANANSGATSKASTIIHGVLLLICVLSIPVVLNLIPLATLAAVLIMVGYKLAKPATFKHFWHLGKFQFIPFVATVVAVVATDLLKGVGIGLAISVFYILQGNMKRAYYLSRKELDDADGITIKLAEEVSFLNKAAIKKTLKNIKPNSAVTIDARGTSYIATDVLEMIQDFANIRAKEEDITVELLGFKTSYRDYERDEDSHILVTHKRAM, from the coding sequence ATGAAAAAAACATCATTAATTGGAGGAATAAAGGAGAATTTCCCTTCAGGACTCGTTGTATTCCTGGTAGCACTGCCTTTGTGCCTCGGAATTGCTTTAGCATCAGGAGCCCCGCCTTTATCAGGCATTATCGCAGGTATTGTAGGCGGTTTGGTTGTAGGTTCCATCAGCAACTCGAACATTTCGGTTTCAGGACCTGCCGCAGGGCTTACGGCCATTGTTTTAACGGCCATCAAGGATTTGGGTGCGTTTGAACTTTTCCTATGTGCCGGAATCATTGCAGGGCTGATCCAGCTGGTTTTAGGATTCATCAGAGCCGGGAGCATTTCCAATTACTTTCCGAATAACGTTATCGAAGGCATGCTGGCAGCCATTGGTATTATTATCATTTTAAAACAGGTTCCTCACGCGCTGGGATTCGATAAGGATTACGAAGGCCACGAGTCGATTTTCGACAACGGCCTGAACTTCGGGTATTTTACGGAATTATTCGGAGCCGTTCAGCCGGGCGCCATCATTATTACTCTGATTTCCATCGCAATTTTGATTACGTGGGACAAAGTATATGCGTTGAGAAGGATTAAAATGCTTCCCGGTGCTTTGGTAGCCGTCGTTACGGGAATCATTCTGAATGAAGTATTTAAAATGACCGGAAGCTCACTGGCCATTCAGCCCCAGCATTTGGTTTCGCTGCCGGTGCCGCAGTCTTTTGACGACTTCAGAAACCTGGTAACGATGCCGGATTTCTCAGGATTCACCAATCCGAAAGTTTGGATTGCGGGAGCTACGATTGCGATCGTGGCGTCTATTGAGACCCTGCTTTGTATCGAAGCTTCAGACCGTCTGGATGTTCAGAGGAGAATAACGGATACCAACCTCGAGCTGAAAGCACAGGGAATCGGAAACCTCATCAGCTCATTTATCGGAGGCCTTCCGATGACTTCGGTTGTGGTCAGGAGCTCTGCCAATGCCAATTCGGGAGCTACGTCCAAAGCCTCTACCATTATCCACGGGGTTTTACTGCTGATCTGTGTATTATCAATTCCCGTCGTATTAAATTTAATTCCACTGGCCACTTTGGCTGCAGTTTTGATTATGGTGGGATATAAATTGGCCAAGCCGGCGACGTTCAAACATTTCTGGCATCTGGGTAAATTCCAGTTTATTCCGTTTGTGGCTACGGTAGTGGCGGTGGTAGCCACCGACCTTTTAAAAGGGGTTGGAATCGGTCTTGCCATTTCGGTTTTTTATATCCTTCAGGGGAATATGAAGCGGGCTTATTACTTAAGCCGGAAAGAACTGGATGATGCAGACGGAATCACCATAAAGCTGGCAGAAGAAGTTTCATTTTTAAATAAGGCAGCCATAAAAAAAACACTAAAAAACATTAAGCCGAATTCCGCAGTAACCATCGATGCAAGGGGAACTTCCTATATTGCAACCGACGTTCTGGAAATGATACAGGATTTTGCCAACATCCGGGCCAAGGAAGAGGACATCACTGTAGAACTGCTGGGCTTTAAAACCTCATACCGGGATTATGAGAGAGACGAAGATTCCCATATTCTTGTAACGCATAAAAGAGCGATGTAA
- a CDS encoding carbonic anhydrase family protein — protein MKAHTHETQSTITPEKALDFLKEGNQRFVNNLKANRDLLEQVNATREGQWPFAVVLSCIDSRTSAELIFDQGLGDIFSIRIAGNFVNQDILGSMEFGCNVAGSKLVVVLGHTKCGALKGGLDAAQIEGMGMDNLNHLINHFDPIIDKIIENGEERSSSNAELLERLNQHNVKNAIEDIRKQSSTLRRLEEEGKIKIIGANYDVETGVVTWL, from the coding sequence ATGAAAGCACATACACACGAAACCCAGTCCACCATTACTCCTGAAAAAGCACTGGACTTTTTGAAGGAAGGAAATCAGAGATTTGTAAATAACCTAAAGGCGAACAGAGACCTTTTGGAACAGGTAAATGCGACCCGCGAGGGACAATGGCCTTTTGCCGTAGTTTTAAGCTGTATCGACAGCCGTACATCTGCAGAACTTATCTTTGACCAGGGACTCGGAGATATTTTCAGCATCAGGATTGCTGGTAACTTTGTGAATCAGGATATCCTGGGATCTATGGAGTTCGGATGTAATGTAGCCGGATCCAAGCTCGTGGTAGTATTGGGACACACCAAATGCGGCGCCCTGAAAGGCGGACTTGACGCTGCCCAGATCGAAGGAATGGGAATGGATAACCTGAACCACCTCATTAATCATTTTGATCCGATCATCGATAAAATTATCGAAAACGGTGAAGAGCGCTCTTCTTCCAATGCTGAACTTCTTGAGAGACTGAATCAGCACAATGTAAAAAATGCCATCGAAGACATTCGTAAGCAGAGTTCTACCCTGAGAAGGCTGGAAGAGGAAGGAAAAATTAAGATCATAGGTGCAAACTATGATGTGGAGACCGGAGTTGTAACCTGGTTATAA
- the pth gene encoding aminoacyl-tRNA hydrolase translates to MKYLIVGLGNKGAEYENTRHNIGFKVADKIAETLEVPFNTTNFGWMADGKYKGRRVLVLKPDTYMNLSGNAVRYWMQKENIPLENVLIVTDDLALPFGTLRMKGKGSDAGHNGLKNINEVLQTQNYARLRFGISADFSEGRQVDYVLGAWNEEENEKLAERIEKFSKASLSFVFAGINNTMSAFNGK, encoded by the coding sequence ATGAAATATTTAATAGTCGGGCTGGGAAACAAAGGCGCCGAATACGAAAATACCCGTCATAACATCGGCTTTAAAGTAGCGGATAAAATTGCCGAAACACTGGAAGTTCCTTTTAATACTACCAATTTCGGATGGATGGCAGACGGTAAATATAAAGGGAGAAGAGTGCTTGTGTTGAAACCGGATACTTACATGAATCTTTCCGGGAATGCGGTGCGCTATTGGATGCAGAAAGAAAATATTCCTTTGGAAAATGTGCTGATCGTCACCGATGATCTCGCTTTGCCGTTTGGGACGCTCAGAATGAAAGGTAAGGGTTCCGATGCCGGGCACAACGGACTGAAGAACATTAATGAAGTTTTGCAGACCCAAAATTACGCACGTCTCCGGTTCGGCATTTCTGCAGATTTTTCCGAAGGAAGACAGGTGGATTATGTTCTGGGAGCGTGGAATGAAGAAGAAAATGAAAAGCTGGCGGAAAGAATTGAGAAGTTTTCCAAAGCAAGCCTTTCGTTTGTCTTTGCAGGTATCAACAATACCATGTCTGCATTCAACGGTAAATAA